TATTGACTTGTCAAAAAGATTGTGACAAGATGGGTTGGGTTTGCTATTGAATCATTTTGGGTAATAAGGGGGTTTTATGTAGCTTTATCGGCGCAAACCTACAAGACCCGCTATGAAAATCAGCAATGAGGTAAAATTTGGTGTGATTGCAGTGGTAACCATTGCCATGATTGTCTATGGCCTGAATTTTATGGCAGGATCGCGTTTTTTTGGCTCATCTCTGATTATATATGCCAAATATCAGGACGTACAGGGGCTGATTGAGGGAAATCCGATCATGGTCAACGGGCTGAGAGTAGGGAAGGTGTCCCGGCTTCAACTCGAAGATATGAAATCTGGTCTGGTAACGGCTACTTTTGAGATCACCCAGAACCTGAATGTGCCCGAGAATTCTATTGCCATGATTTACAACTTTGACCTGTTAGGTTCAAAAGGGGTGAAATTATTTGTTCCGGACTCATTGCCTGCTTCTGACAAATACCTGAAAAGTGGTGATATGATCAAAGGTTTTGTGGAGGCTGGTGTATTTGATGAAGCTTCTGATCTGGTAAAAACACAGGGTTCACAGATTCTTATTGAGGTCGCAAAGCTGGCCGTTCAAATCAATGATATTGTGAAGCTCACCAAAAACCTGCTTACCGATACCGAAAACAACAACACAATGCGGGCCACGCTCGACAATATCCGGGAGACTTCCAATAACCTGACGAGTATCACCCGAAAGGTGGATAGTCTTGCGGGTGAAATCAATGGTATTGCCTCCAATGCAGGTAGTATCGTCCGGAATGTAGAAAATAATAATGCCAATATCGAAGCAATCATTTCCAACATCCGATCTACCACAGACTCCCTGGTAAAAGCCTCCGATGAAGTGAAAGAACTGCTTACAGATGCCAGTTCTACAGTCTCGAATATAGAAAGTATGGTCGCCAAACTGGATACTACCGGAGGTACACTGGGTTTGTTATTAAATGATACCCGTCTTTACGACAGCCTCACGGTTACTACAGAAAACCTCAACTCTGTACTTCGCGAAGTGAAAGCCAATCCCCAGCGATTTTTTGACGATATTAAAATATATCTGATTGAGCGAAAGGACAAGGCCAGAAAGCCGGAAAATGAGGTGAATCCCCGTTGAGTATTTCACTCTTTTCCTCCTACAACTTCATTTCCGATTTCCACAAAATCTTCGGCATCTGAAAAAACCGGTTCGATCAACCATTCTCCGGTAGTGGAAATGTACCCCCATTTTCTTGATTTTCTTACCCGGGCAATACCATTGGAAAATCCTCCTGCATATTCAAATTGCGGCTCTGCAATCCATTCACCTTGCAGATTGAGATAGCCCAGTTTGGTACCTTTTTGGGCAGCGGCAATTCCATCCTGAAAATCAGCCACGACGACATATTGGGGATAGATCAACCATTCGCCTTCTTTGTTGATAAACCCCCAGTCGGTTTGCAGACTGGCACGTGCTACGCCCTCGTGAAAATCACCGACATCCAGAAATCCGGGAGAAACTTTCCAGTCCCCGGAGGGCAGAATGAATCCCCAACGCGATGAACCGGGCCCTTTGACCCGCGCCAGTCCATTGAGAAAACTTTCGGCTTTTGGAAAAAATGGTTTTATTACCCAGTTTCCTTCTCTATCGACATACCCGTATCCGGCTTCAATACCTACAAGGGCAAGGCCTTCCGAAAAGTCGTGGGCTTCAGTAAACCGCGGCAAAATCATCCAGTTGCCCAAATGATCAATATAGCCCCACAATCCGCCTTTGTTTACTCTTGCGGCGTCTTCGTAAAAATCTTGTACATCGTCAAACCGGAGTTCTTTGAGCATGGTCCCGGTAAGGTCTATAAAACTCCAATCGCCTTCCTCGCTTTTTACGCGGGCAAAGTTTTCGTGAAAATCGCCGCAGTCTGTAAATTTTTCTGGAATGACCATTGTGCCCTGAAGCTCAATATACCCCCATAGCCGATTTTCCCTTACACGGGCAACTCCTTCCAGAAAATCACCGGTCTCTTTGTATTTAGGATTAACCAGCCATTTGCCGGAAACATCAATAAATCCCCACAAACCGTTACTTTTCACCGCAGCAAGCCCTTCGGAAAAATTTCGGGAGTCTTCATATTGGGCCTGGATTACCCATTCTCCAGAAAGATCGATATAACCCCATAGCCCTTTATCTTTGGCCCTGGCTCTGAAATCCTGCGAGAAAGAATGCGTTAAAGTTGAGCAAAGTAAAGCCGTCAGAAGGTAAAACCGCATGCTTAATAATAACGATAAATGAACGATTTGGCAAACCTATTTTCATATTAATGATTTTACTCAGCCCGATCGTTTGGACAAACCCGACAGATAACAGTATATTTGAATATTTCACCCTAAAATATTCACCCTGACATTTGCCAGGGGAAATTCAATAAATACTACTCCATTATGCAGAAAGCATTTTTCCAGGTACCAGTTCCGGTAAACGAACCCGTTTTAAGTTATGCACCCGGCAGTTCTGAAAGGGCGATGGTAAAAAAAGTTTTGGCCGAACTCTCTGCTCAACAGAAAGAGATTCCCATGGTGATAGGTGGGCGGTCGGTATTTACGGATCATCGCAAAGCGATCAGCCCGCCACATAACCATAAGCACGTGATCGGGCATTTTTCAATGGGAAACAGTACCCACGTCAGGGCTGCTGTTGATGCCGCATTAGCCGCTAAAACGGATTGGGAAAATACTTCCTGGGAGCATAGAGCGTCTGTATTTTTAAAAGCCGCCGACCTCCTGTCGGGGCCTTACCGGGCTCGTATGAATGCCGCCACGATGTTGGCTCAGTCCAAAAATATCTATCAGGCAGAAATTGATGCAGTTGCAGAGCTGGCAGATTTTTTTCGGTTTAATGTGGCCTATATGACCCAGATTTATCAGGATCAGCCCATGTCATCACCCGGAATGTGGAATCGCCTCGAATACCGTCCGCTGGAGGGTTTTATTTTCTGCATTACTCCCTTCAACTTTACCTCTATTGCAGGAAATCTTCCCGCTGCTCCGGCACTTATGGGAAATGTGTGCGTATGGAAACCCGCAGACAGCCAGATATACTCTGCCCATGTGATTATGGAGATATTAATGGAAGCAGGGCTGCCAGACGGCGTGATCAACCTCGTATAT
The DNA window shown above is from Bacteroidia bacterium and carries:
- a CDS encoding WG repeat-containing protein; its protein translation is MRFYLLTALLCSTLTHSFSQDFRARAKDKGLWGYIDLSGEWVIQAQYEDSRNFSEGLAAVKSNGLWGFIDVSGKWLVNPKYKETGDFLEGVARVRENRLWGYIELQGTMVIPEKFTDCGDFHENFARVKSEEGDWSFIDLTGTMLKELRFDDVQDFYEDAARVNKGGLWGYIDHLGNWMILPRFTEAHDFSEGLALVGIEAGYGYVDREGNWVIKPFFPKAESFLNGLARVKGPGSSRWGFILPSGDWKVSPGFLDVGDFHEGVARASLQTDWGFINKEGEWLIYPQYVVVADFQDGIAAAQKGTKLGYLNLQGEWIAEPQFEYAGGFSNGIARVRKSRKWGYISTTGEWLIEPVFSDAEDFVEIGNEVVGGKE
- a CDS encoding MlaD family protein; its protein translation is MKISNEVKFGVIAVVTIAMIVYGLNFMAGSRFFGSSLIIYAKYQDVQGLIEGNPIMVNGLRVGKVSRLQLEDMKSGLVTATFEITQNLNVPENSIAMIYNFDLLGSKGVKLFVPDSLPASDKYLKSGDMIKGFVEAGVFDEASDLVKTQGSQILIEVAKLAVQINDIVKLTKNLLTDTENNNTMRATLDNIRETSNNLTSITRKVDSLAGEINGIASNAGSIVRNVENNNANIEAIISNIRSTTDSLVKASDEVKELLTDASSTVSNIESMVAKLDTTGGTLGLLLNDTRLYDSLTVTTENLNSVLREVKANPQRFFDDIKIYLIERKDKARKPENEVNPR